One Lepus europaeus isolate LE1 chromosome X, mLepTim1.pri, whole genome shotgun sequence genomic window carries:
- the LOC133753216 gene encoding LOW QUALITY PROTEIN: E3 ubiquitin-protein ligase RNF168-like (The sequence of the model RefSeq protein was modified relative to this genomic sequence to represent the inferred CDS: deleted 1 base in 1 codon; substituted 2 bases at 2 genomic stop codons), with amino-acid sequence MAVPQDNIPSLSECRRGICVDILIKPMTLPCNHTLCNPCFQSTVEKMNLCCPFCRHRVSSWARYHTRRKTLVNVELWEMIQKHYPRECKLRASGQESGDLVEDYQPIRLISKPGELRXEYEEEISKVEAERRRASEEEENKASEEYIQKLLAKEEEEEKRQAEKRRSEMEEQLKNDEKLARRLSIDINNFSEGDILASPLNSRKSDPVTTKSQKKNKNKQRNTGDIXKYLSPKSRFESASPSEVVEVRKSSVSEATDSSDVKNPTWQDTDSEDMPTLSSQIYLEIQEQGAKSSVESPMPWLCAYDTEGCLEREVRAEPNNHDKESRILSHEGPKPAAADTREAEVKPGGHVDNECTPSVVESCLKDQHSPSETASDPCLCAKRRKILPTPSTEQEETELTFTQKLVDLERLLFERHKQEEQDRILALELQKEVDREQMKPNRQKGSPGEYHLRATSSPPDKLLNGQGRNLRDRNSNRQTDREHSRLRRGSRSENWQPSLKIQLKNSVVNGRKMRNSTRDNCNVSKSAPSNSQKSIFQMFQRCTK; translated from the exons CCCATGACCCTGCCTTGCAACCACACGCTCTGTAATCCATGCTTCCAGTCCACTGTCGAAAAGATGAATTTATGCTGTCCCTTCTGTCGCCACCGGGTCTCCTCGTGGGCTCGCTACCATACCCGAAGAAAGACTCTTGTCAATGTGGAACTGTGGGAGATGATTCAGAAACACTACCCGAGGGAATGCAAGCTCAGAGCTTCGGGGCAAGAATCAGGGGATCTCGTTGAAGACTATCAGCCAATTCGTCTGATAAGTAAGCCTGGGGAATTGAGATGAGAATATGAAGAGGAGATAAGCAAGGTGGAAGCAGAGCGACGG CGAGCcagtgaggaagaagaaaacaaagccaGTGAGGAATACATACAGAAATTACTGGctaaggaggaagaagaagaaaagagacaaGCAGAAAAAAGGCGAAGTGAGATGGAAGAACAACTGAAAAACGACGAGAAACTGGCAAGACGGCTAAGCATTGATATTAACAATTTCTCTGAGGGAGATATCTTGGCTTCTCCCTTGAATTCCAGAAAATCTGATCCAGTAACAACCaagtcacaaaagaaaaataagaataaacaaagaaacactGGAGATATTTAGAAGTACTTGTCGCCTAAGTCTCGGTTTGAGTCAGCATCACCGTCTGAGGTTGTAGAAGTCAGGAAAAGCTCCGTATCTGAGGCAACTGATAGTAGTGATGTGAAAAACCCTACATGGCAAGACACAGACAGTGAAGATATGCCAACGCTTTCTTCGCAGATATACCTTGAAATTCAAGAACAAGGAGCAAAGTCTTCAGTGGAGTCGCCTATGCCTTGGTTATGTGCCTATGATACAGAAGGGTGCCTTGAAAGAGAAGTCAGAGCAGAACCAAACAATCATGATAAAGAATCACGGATCCTAAGTCACGAGGGACCTAAGCCTGCAGCTGCTGACACTAGAGAAGCCGAGGTGAAGCCTGGCGGCCATGTAGACAATGAATGCACACCATCAGTTGTAGAGTCCTGCCTCAAAGACCAGCACTCTCCATCGGAAACAGCCAGCGATCCATGCCTTTGTgccaaaagaaggaaaatacttCCCACACCTTCCACAGAGCAAGAAGAAACGGAACTAACCTTTACCCAGAAACTGGTAGATTTGGAGCGTCTACTTTTTGAGAGACACAAACAGGAAGAACAAGATAGGATATTAGCATTAGAACTACAGAAAGAGGTGGATAGAGAACAAATGAAACCAAATAGGCAAAAGGGATCCCCGGGTGAATATCATCTGCGAGCTACGTCCTCACCTCCAGACAAACTGCTAAACGGACAGGGAAGGAATCTGAGAGATAGGAACAGCAACAGACAGACTGATAGAGAGCATTCAAGGCTGCGGAGAGGCTCCAGGTCTGAAAACTGGCAGCCCTCTTTGAAGATCCAATTGAAGAATTCAGTTGTTAATGGAAGAAAGATGAGAAATTCTACCAGAGATAATTGTAATGTATCTAAAAGTGCTCCTAGTAATTCACAGAAAAgtattttccaaatgtttcaGAGATGTACCAAATAA